One window from the genome of Gadus macrocephalus chromosome 7, ASM3116895v1 encodes:
- the LOC132461998 gene encoding LOW QUALITY PROTEIN: beta-1,3-glucosyltransferase-like (The sequence of the model RefSeq protein was modified relative to this genomic sequence to represent the inferred CDS: inserted 1 base in 1 codon) gives MTAHNGCQRFAVFLLSLGVLCVDSGDEQPRVLNTDDSHPQYAHSLVGLEHVVLVIQSQKNAYHSRRANQRKEQILQQATQLGQGAPVVLLLHELSQNDGDWSVLPALPHLSVSFSQSAAWFLFVEEETRITLTSLLQVLNRHDARKEWFLGKRLHDNKATIIHHYAFSEDPPSFGYPDLAAGWVLSTPLLHRLAERIQYSPLKSDFTIDLKHEIALYIWDEGRGPELQDVPEFCSRPGAHCATAITAPLPDCGDPVKKEDVFVAVKTCEKFHSDRVPVVKATWEKDAAFLEYYSDVTDPSIPTTHLGVPNTERGHCGKTFAILKRFLSSAVPDADWLLIVDDDTLISLPRLRSLLRCYDATEAVSLGERYGYGLDRXGYSYTTGGAG, from the exons ATGACGGCTCATAATGGCTGCCAAAGGTTCGCCGTGTTTCTCCTCTCCCTGG GTGTGTTGTGCGTTGATAGTGGTGATGAACAGCCACGCGTACTGAAT ACAGATGACTCCCATCCCCAGTACGCACACAGTTTAGTCG gaCTGGAGCATGTGGTGTTGGTGATACAGAGCCAGAAGAATGCCTACCACAGCCGGCGTGCGAACCagaggaaagagcagattctcCAGCAAGCCACCCAGTTAGGACAG GGGGCTCCCGTGGTCCTCCTGCTCCACGAGCTGTCCCAGAACGACGGGGACTGGAGCGTTCTCCCGGCACTGCCTCA CCTCTCAGTgtccttcagccaatcagcagcctGGTTTCTGTttgtggaggaggagaccagaATCACGCTGACGTCTCTGCTGCAGGTCCTCAACAGACACGACGCCCGAAAG GAATGGTTCCTGGGTAAGCGTCTCCACGACAACAAGGCCACCATCATCCACCACTACGCCTTCTCCGAGGACCCCCCGTCCTTCGGCTACCCCGACCTGGCGGCCGGCTGGGTGCTGAGCACCCCGCTGCTCCACAG ACTTGCCGAAAGGATTCAATATTCCCCTCTGAAGTCTGACTTTACTATAGACCTGAAACATgag ATCGCGCTGTACATCTGGGACGAGGGGCGGGGGCCGGAGCTCCAGGACGTCCCAGAGTTCTGCTCCAGACCCGGGGCCCACTGTGCCACGGCCATCACGGCCCCCCTCCCAGACTGC GGTGATCCTGTGAAGAAAGAAGACGTTTTTGTTGCCGTGAAAACTTGTGAAAAGTTCCACTCCGACCgag TGCCCGTCGTCAAGGCGACGTGGGAGAAGGATGCAGCGTTTCTGGAGTACTACAGTGATGTCACCGATCCCTCCATACCCACAACGCACCTGGGCGTGCCCAACACTGAGAGAG GACATTGTGGAAAGACCTTTGCCATTTTGAAGAGGTTCCTTAGTTCCGCTGTTCCGGACGCTGATTGGCTCCTCATCGTCGATGACGACACCCTAATCAG TTTGCCACGGTTACGCAGTCTGCTGCGTTGCTATGACGCCACAGAGGCTGTGAGCCTGGGCGAGCGCTATGGCTACGGCCTGGACA AAGGATACAGCTACACCACCGGGGGAGCCGGGTGA